The following are encoded in a window of Brevibacillus ruminantium genomic DNA:
- the kynU gene encoding kynureninase, with product MTYSSFLPTEEYAFERDATDHLGHFRKEFYLSEKSIYLDGNSLGLLSVRAEQAVCDVLNDWKRLGIDGWTGGDRPWFFQAEQLGSLLAPLVGAAADEVIVTGSTTVNLHQLASTFYQPAGKRTKILADELTFPSDLYALQSQVRLRGLDPDEHLVLAKSGDGRFLDEDEIIACMTEEIALIVLPTVLYRSGQLLDIPRLTEEAHKRGILIGFDGCHSVGVIPHQFQEWDVDFAYWCNYKYLNGGPGSVAALYVNRKHFGKVPGLTGWFGSDKEKQFDMELTFFPAQSAGAYQIGTPHILSMAPLFGSLPMFAEAGMEAIREKSLQQTAFLMQLLDTELAGHGFVLGNPTDDQRRGGHVSLEHPEAARICRALKENGVIPDFRAPNVIRLAPVPLYTSYHDIWRSVQILKQIMEQRSYQQYENKRGVIA from the coding sequence TTGACATATTCTTCGTTCCTGCCAACGGAAGAGTATGCGTTTGAGCGGGATGCAACGGATCATCTGGGACATTTTCGCAAGGAGTTTTACCTTTCGGAGAAGTCGATTTATCTTGATGGCAACTCTCTGGGACTGTTATCCGTCCGCGCAGAGCAGGCGGTATGCGACGTACTGAACGACTGGAAGCGGCTGGGGATTGACGGTTGGACGGGAGGAGATCGCCCCTGGTTTTTTCAGGCCGAACAGCTGGGGTCGCTGCTTGCTCCGCTGGTAGGGGCTGCTGCCGATGAAGTGATCGTAACCGGATCGACCACGGTCAATCTGCATCAGCTGGCTTCTACTTTTTATCAGCCTGCAGGGAAGCGGACAAAAATACTTGCTGATGAGCTTACCTTTCCCTCTGACTTGTACGCCCTGCAAAGTCAGGTGCGCCTCCGGGGGCTTGATCCGGACGAACACTTGGTACTGGCAAAAAGCGGAGATGGCCGCTTTCTGGATGAAGATGAGATTATCGCTTGCATGACGGAGGAGATTGCGCTGATTGTGCTGCCGACCGTCCTTTACCGCAGCGGCCAGTTGCTCGACATCCCCCGACTGACCGAAGAGGCTCACAAGCGCGGAATTTTGATCGGATTTGACGGATGCCACTCGGTCGGAGTGATTCCGCATCAGTTTCAGGAGTGGGACGTCGATTTTGCCTACTGGTGCAATTACAAGTATCTGAATGGAGGTCCTGGCAGTGTTGCGGCGTTGTATGTTAATCGCAAACATTTTGGAAAGGTGCCGGGTCTAACCGGATGGTTTGGTTCTGACAAAGAAAAGCAATTTGATATGGAGCTTACCTTTTTCCCGGCCCAATCGGCGGGAGCGTACCAGATCGGCACTCCTCATATCCTCAGCATGGCTCCCTTGTTCGGATCGTTGCCGATGTTTGCCGAAGCCGGGATGGAGGCGATACGCGAGAAGTCTTTGCAGCAGACGGCTTTCCTGATGCAGCTCCTGGATACTGAGCTGGCCGGTCACGGCTTTGTGCTGGGCAACCCGACCGATGACCAGAGACGCGGGGGCCACGTCAGCCTGGAGCATCCGGAAGCGGCCCGTATTTGCAGAGCCTTGAAAGAAAACGGAGTCATCCCGGACTTTCGTGCCCCGAACGTAATTCGTCTGGCACCTGTGCCCCTCTATACCTCATACCATGACATATGGAGATCTGTTCAAATCTTAAAGCAAATCATGGAGCAGCGAAGCTATCAGCAGTATGAAAACAAACGCGGCGTGATCGCCTGA
- the kynB gene encoding arylformamidase, which translates to MSWIDISRPLASGAPTWPGDTPFQYEVSWPKSDSGSVNVGKLTMSVHTGTHADAPFHFADDGRKMIDLPIDVYIGKAKVLHVLGKESIGAADLSNFDLTDVTRLLLCTGSWKDPQTFPTSICYLRPDLGPFLSQQGIRLIGIDTPSIDPLDSKELPAHHSLHAFDIHILEGLLLDHVRPGDYELVALPLPLVEADGSPVRAVLRSW; encoded by the coding sequence ATGAGCTGGATTGACATTTCTCGCCCGCTTGCCTCAGGTGCACCCACATGGCCAGGGGACACTCCGTTTCAATACGAAGTAAGCTGGCCCAAATCAGATAGCGGTTCTGTCAACGTAGGCAAACTGACGATGAGTGTGCATACAGGGACACATGCAGATGCTCCCTTTCATTTTGCCGATGACGGCAGAAAGATGATTGATTTGCCAATTGACGTGTATATCGGAAAAGCAAAAGTTCTCCATGTATTGGGAAAAGAAAGCATTGGCGCAGCCGATCTGTCAAACTTCGATTTGACAGATGTGACGCGTTTGTTACTGTGTACCGGCTCCTGGAAAGACCCGCAGACGTTTCCCACATCCATTTGCTACCTCCGGCCTGATCTGGGGCCATTCTTATCACAGCAGGGCATCCGTCTTATCGGAATCGATACTCCATCCATTGATCCTTTAGACAGCAAGGAGCTGCCTGCCCATCACTCCCTTCATGCTTTTGACATCCATATTCTTGAAGGACTTTTGCTGGATCATGTCCGGCCAGGCGATTATGAGCTGGTCGCGCTGCCCCTGCCGCTCGTCGAAGCGGACGGAAGTCCCGTGCGTGCTGTGCTGCGCAGTTGGTAA
- a CDS encoding tryptophan 2,3-dioxygenase family protein has product MTKELSDYEKYIRTEELLRLQKREDQLACEDELTFQVIHQIAELHFKLVMQYLDMAKAAMTAGKADAASDQLRRMNLHMKQLPEVFEMVKVISPFDYHKIRLALGRGSGQDSPGFNQILQAGPTLWEPFQKLMAESGLTPLELQKQPQSHPSLFRLMQEMLQFDESFQSFRYHHLQLVRRMIGLETNSLKGVPAQALQKGVRFEFYPPLWKAISELTDWTGSSYQARPLGE; this is encoded by the coding sequence TTGACAAAAGAACTGTCAGATTATGAGAAGTACATCCGGACAGAGGAACTGCTCCGCTTGCAAAAAAGAGAGGATCAGCTCGCATGCGAGGATGAACTGACCTTTCAGGTGATTCACCAGATTGCCGAGCTTCACTTCAAGCTGGTTATGCAGTATTTGGATATGGCAAAAGCCGCGATGACCGCCGGGAAGGCTGATGCCGCTTCCGATCAGCTCCGGCGCATGAATCTTCACATGAAGCAGCTGCCCGAAGTATTTGAGATGGTCAAGGTCATCAGTCCTTTTGATTACCATAAGATTCGTCTGGCACTGGGACGAGGCAGCGGACAGGATTCTCCTGGCTTTAATCAAATCCTGCAGGCAGGTCCCACACTTTGGGAGCCGTTTCAAAAGTTAATGGCAGAAAGTGGGCTTACTCCGCTCGAATTGCAGAAACAGCCACAGTCGCACCCCTCCCTGTTTCGCCTGATGCAGGAAATGCTTCAGTTTGATGAAAGCTTCCAAAGCTTCCGCTACCATCATTTGCAGCTGGTACGGAGAATGATCGGACTGGAGACAAACAGTCTGAAAGGGGTTCCCGCACAAGCACTGCAAAAAGGAGTCCGCTTTGAATTTTACCCGCCGCTGTGGAAAGCGATCAGTGAATTGACGGACTGGACCGGCTCTAGTTATCAAGCGAGGCCGCTCGGCGAATAA
- a CDS encoding polyamine ABC transporter substrate-binding protein, whose translation MTRKSWTSPLVLLLLLTALLTGVTACSTATSPSAQNPGPGVTTAKGETSPQPKLAKSLNLFIWSEYIPTSVLEAFEKEYGVKVNISTYSSNEEMFAKLAVHSSGYDLAVASDYMIDLMRKQDLMEKLDYENISNIKNIGPEFLKRAADPDGAFSVPYMWGNVVIAINKDKVSTPVSHYRDLLKPEFKDSLVVLDDSRSMIGIANQMQGKSLNETDPAVLEKSKEFLRQLLPNIKAFDSDSPKTLLVTGEVAAGIVYGAEASLARQENPSILTVIPAEGMELWQDNFVIPKGSPNKLTAETFINFVLRPDISAEISSHYPYANPNLAAHELIDKEILQDPAVYPPKSELEKGEYMVDIGNAVKLYDRIWSEIKLE comes from the coding sequence ATGACTAGAAAAAGTTGGACAAGCCCACTCGTATTGCTCTTGTTGCTCACTGCCCTTCTGACAGGTGTGACTGCATGCAGTACTGCTACTTCCCCTTCTGCTCAAAACCCAGGACCAGGTGTCACGACGGCCAAGGGAGAGACGAGCCCTCAACCAAAATTGGCGAAGTCGCTCAATCTTTTTATCTGGTCTGAGTATATCCCGACCAGTGTGCTGGAGGCTTTTGAAAAAGAGTACGGCGTCAAAGTGAATATCAGCACCTACTCCTCCAATGAGGAAATGTTTGCAAAGCTGGCTGTCCATTCATCCGGATATGATCTGGCTGTCGCGAGCGATTATATGATTGATTTGATGCGCAAGCAGGATCTGATGGAGAAGCTGGATTACGAAAATATCAGCAATATCAAAAACATTGGACCGGAGTTTTTAAAACGGGCCGCCGATCCCGATGGTGCATTTTCAGTTCCTTACATGTGGGGAAATGTCGTGATCGCGATCAACAAGGACAAGGTTTCTACGCCGGTCAGCCATTATCGCGATCTGCTCAAACCGGAGTTCAAGGATTCATTGGTCGTACTGGATGACTCTCGCTCGATGATCGGGATCGCCAACCAGATGCAGGGAAAGTCGCTGAATGAGACAGATCCGGCTGTTTTGGAAAAGTCAAAGGAATTTCTTCGACAGCTGCTTCCCAATATAAAGGCCTTTGACAGTGACAGCCCCAAAACACTTCTGGTGACTGGCGAGGTGGCAGCCGGTATCGTCTACGGTGCCGAGGCATCTCTCGCACGCCAGGAAAATCCCTCCATTCTGACCGTAATACCTGCGGAGGGCATGGAGCTGTGGCAGGATAACTTTGTCATCCCGAAAGGCAGTCCGAACAAACTGACCGCAGAGACTTTTATCAACTTCGTGCTGCGTCCCGATATTAGCGCAGAAATCTCCTCACACTATCCGTACGCCAATCCCAATTTGGCCGCACATGAACTGATTGACAAGGAAATCCTGCAGGACCCGGCTGTCTACCCGCCGAAGAGCGAGCTGGAAAAAGGAGAATACATGGTAGATATCGGCAATGCCGTCAAGCTCTACGACCGGATCTGGTCTGAAATCAAATTGGAATAA
- a CDS encoding saccharopine dehydrogenase family protein — protein MRVAIVGVGGVGQVSACELAKSSYLKKLVLADISIGPAEELAAELRRETDVEIQVKRVDARDVNSVQSILEDIDVLLHIGLPENNFEVMKACLNTKTHYIDTASCGPQWLRKQLAWNDKFKAAGILGIMGLGCDPGFSNIAARYAVDQLDEVDEILIRDADNSVVDYDGFCSFFSPQTAIQECLAKPNYWTAEKGEQYLPTPFANKEEFEFPEPIGWMDCYNVEHEEATTLGETIGRAKGCKYVDFKYALHPDFVNTLKVLSYLGLDSDEEIDVRGIKVVPRDVVVTTMPKPADLAGKIHGYSSVGALVKGRKNNKRKEVYVYTIANHDEVFFKTEFQATIWQTGIPPVVAVDMMAQGLLGATGCIPPELIDPLPFLERLKARGMMWDVIEKTAPLRQIS, from the coding sequence ATGCGAGTCGCAATAGTAGGAGTTGGCGGTGTTGGACAGGTAAGTGCCTGCGAATTGGCAAAATCCTCTTATTTAAAAAAACTGGTGCTGGCCGATATTTCGATCGGACCTGCGGAAGAACTGGCTGCTGAATTGCGTCGGGAAACCGATGTGGAAATTCAGGTAAAACGCGTCGATGCGCGCGACGTAAACAGTGTGCAAAGTATTTTAGAGGACATTGATGTGCTCTTGCATATTGGTTTACCCGAAAACAATTTTGAAGTAATGAAAGCTTGCTTGAATACAAAAACCCATTATATCGACACCGCTTCCTGCGGCCCACAATGGCTGCGCAAGCAGTTGGCCTGGAACGACAAATTTAAAGCGGCAGGCATACTCGGCATCATGGGACTCGGCTGCGATCCGGGCTTCTCCAATATCGCTGCCCGCTACGCGGTCGATCAGCTCGATGAGGTCGACGAAATCCTGATTCGCGATGCCGATAATTCGGTTGTCGACTATGACGGCTTCTGCTCTTTCTTCAGCCCGCAAACCGCGATTCAAGAGTGTCTGGCCAAACCCAACTACTGGACGGCTGAAAAAGGGGAGCAGTACCTCCCTACTCCTTTTGCCAATAAAGAGGAGTTCGAATTCCCTGAACCCATCGGCTGGATGGACTGCTATAACGTAGAGCACGAGGAAGCCACCACCCTCGGTGAAACCATCGGCAGAGCCAAGGGCTGCAAATACGTGGATTTCAAATACGCGCTCCATCCCGATTTCGTCAACACGCTCAAAGTGCTGAGCTATTTGGGACTGGACAGCGACGAAGAAATTGACGTCAGGGGAATTAAGGTTGTCCCTCGCGATGTAGTCGTGACAACGATGCCCAAACCAGCAGACCTGGCAGGCAAAATTCACGGATATTCCTCTGTCGGTGCTCTCGTCAAAGGCAGAAAGAATAACAAACGAAAAGAAGTTTACGTGTACACGATCGCCAACCATGATGAGGTCTTTTTCAAAACTGAATTCCAGGCTACGATCTGGCAGACAGGCATCCCGCCAGTCGTCGCTGTCGACATGATGGCGCAAGGATTGCTTGGCGCGACTGGCTGCATCCCTCCCGAGCTGATTGATCCGCTTCCCTTTTTGGAGCGCCTGAAGGCTCGCGGCATGATGTGGGATGTGATTGAAAAAACTGCCCCTCTTCGGCAAATATCGTAG
- a CDS encoding homoserine dehydrogenase, translated as MSTEAVKVGLLGVGTVGGGVLKTIRLQQQKLSERLGRPVEIVKALVRDPGKKRTVELDHDLITTRFEEVLKSDVDIVVEVMGGVEPAYEYVRALIEKGCHIVTANKELLARHGTELIQLANRHQVQLAYEASVAGGIPILGVLRQFLRTNDISSVSGILNGTTNFILTQMEQAKLPYHEALKQAQELGYAEADPSSDVEGWDALYKSYILAQLVFGEALPLNQARRRGIDSLHLGQLTLAHELGYRIKLLAQATKAEGGVQLSVSPTLLPLDHPLAQVQGADNAVQVSGNIVGDLLFMGKGAGELPTASAVVEDLAYLLTQRFSPHPLWRERQGNHGVGKEGTWSFVYLESTGLQGTPEQILHFLNLGGVSIAKQRIQYDWANVLRIGVIARGFTDEHRAALQRDFGIQTDVFPVISRGEEQDILGAKGREVDGKEIHFGY; from the coding sequence ATGAGTACGGAGGCAGTAAAAGTGGGCTTGTTAGGTGTCGGAACAGTAGGGGGCGGGGTGCTAAAGACAATTCGCCTGCAGCAGCAAAAGCTGTCGGAACGGTTGGGCCGACCCGTTGAAATCGTCAAGGCGCTTGTACGTGATCCCGGAAAGAAGCGGACTGTGGAGCTCGATCACGATCTGATTACCACCCGGTTTGAAGAAGTCTTGAAATCCGATGTGGATATCGTCGTCGAAGTAATGGGCGGGGTCGAGCCTGCTTATGAATATGTGCGGGCATTGATCGAAAAGGGCTGTCATATCGTGACGGCCAACAAGGAATTGCTCGCGAGGCACGGTACGGAACTGATTCAATTGGCGAATCGCCACCAGGTTCAGCTTGCTTACGAGGCGAGTGTGGCTGGGGGCATCCCGATTCTCGGAGTCCTGCGCCAGTTTTTGCGGACGAATGATATCTCGTCCGTCAGTGGTATCTTAAACGGGACGACCAATTTTATCCTCACCCAGATGGAGCAGGCCAAGCTGCCTTACCATGAAGCATTGAAACAAGCGCAGGAATTGGGCTACGCAGAAGCGGACCCCAGCTCTGACGTGGAAGGCTGGGATGCTTTGTACAAATCCTATATTTTGGCCCAGCTTGTCTTCGGTGAAGCCCTGCCGCTCAATCAGGCACGCAGGAGGGGCATTGATTCCCTGCATCTCGGACAGCTCACACTGGCTCATGAGCTGGGATACCGGATCAAGCTGCTCGCTCAAGCCACGAAGGCGGAAGGAGGCGTTCAGTTGTCGGTCAGCCCCACCCTTTTGCCTCTCGATCATCCTTTGGCACAGGTACAAGGTGCTGATAATGCGGTACAAGTTTCGGGAAATATCGTGGGTGATCTGCTTTTCATGGGGAAAGGAGCGGGAGAGTTGCCAACCGCAAGCGCCGTCGTGGAAGACCTTGCCTATTTGCTTACGCAGCGCTTTTCCCCCCACCCGCTTTGGCGCGAGCGACAAGGAAATCATGGTGTGGGAAAAGAAGGCACATGGAGTTTTGTCTACCTGGAAAGCACGGGCTTGCAGGGGACGCCGGAGCAGATTCTTCATTTTTTGAACCTGGGAGGTGTTTCCATAGCGAAGCAGCGAATACAGTATGACTGGGCAAATGTGCTGCGAATCGGAGTGATTGCCCGTGGCTTTACCGATGAGCATAGAGCAGCCCTGCAGCGTGATTTTGGCATCCAAACAGACGTATTCCCTGTAATCTCCAGGGGAGAAGAGCAGGACATATTGGGTGCAAAAGGGAGAGAGGTCGATGGAAAAGAGATACATTTTGGCTATTGA
- the glpK gene encoding glycerol kinase GlpK, translated as MEKRYILAIDQGTTSSRAILFDKSGSVAGAAQKEFTQLFPQPGWVEHNAMEIWSSVVGVIGEVLANHNVSAAEVAAIGIANQRETTVVWNRHTGIPIYHAIVWQSRQTSAICEKLKQQGHDELFRQKTGLLIDAYFSGTKVKWILDQVDGARELAERGDLLFGTIDTWLIWKLSGGRAHVTDYTNASRTLMYNIFELKWDDELLTILGIPHSMLPEVKGNAEVYAATDKDLFFGAEVPISGAAGDQQAALFGQACFATGMAKNTYGTGCFLLMNTGEQAVRSAHGLLTTIAWGLEGKVEYALEGSVFVAGSAVQWLRDGLRMLKTSAESERYATAVPSTEGVYVVPAFVGLGTPYWNSDVRGAVFGLTRGTQKEHFIRATLEALAYQTKDVVMAMEADAGIPLTKLRVDGGAVMNQFLMQFQSDILDVPVERPQIHETTALGAAYLAGLGVGFWKSKEEIQRNWQLDQTFAPALSETQREALYAGWKKAVQAALAFL; from the coding sequence ATGGAAAAGAGATACATTTTGGCTATTGATCAGGGGACGACCAGTTCCAGGGCCATATTATTTGACAAAAGCGGGAGCGTCGCAGGTGCGGCTCAGAAGGAATTTACGCAGCTCTTCCCGCAGCCGGGCTGGGTCGAGCATAATGCCATGGAGATCTGGTCTTCCGTAGTCGGCGTGATCGGGGAGGTGCTCGCCAATCACAATGTCTCCGCAGCAGAAGTAGCGGCGATCGGAATCGCCAACCAGCGGGAAACGACGGTGGTATGGAACCGGCATACAGGCATCCCGATCTATCATGCCATCGTCTGGCAATCCAGACAAACCTCGGCGATATGCGAGAAGTTGAAGCAGCAGGGGCATGACGAGCTGTTTCGGCAGAAAACAGGTCTGCTCATTGACGCCTATTTTTCCGGGACGAAGGTAAAATGGATTCTCGATCAGGTGGACGGGGCACGTGAGCTTGCGGAGCGGGGCGATCTGTTGTTTGGGACCATCGATACCTGGCTGATCTGGAAGCTGTCGGGTGGGCGAGCCCATGTTACCGACTATACCAACGCTTCGCGGACGCTGATGTACAACATCTTCGAACTGAAATGGGACGACGAGCTGTTGACGATACTCGGCATACCGCATTCGATGCTGCCGGAAGTAAAAGGCAATGCAGAGGTGTACGCTGCGACGGACAAGGACCTGTTTTTCGGTGCCGAGGTACCCATCTCAGGGGCGGCGGGCGATCAGCAGGCAGCTTTGTTTGGGCAAGCCTGCTTCGCTACTGGCATGGCGAAAAATACATACGGTACCGGCTGTTTTTTGCTGATGAATACGGGAGAACAGGCAGTCCGCTCGGCGCATGGGCTGTTGACTACGATTGCCTGGGGTCTTGAGGGAAAAGTGGAGTATGCACTGGAAGGAAGCGTGTTTGTCGCAGGTTCGGCAGTTCAGTGGTTGAGAGACGGCCTTCGCATGCTGAAAACCTCTGCGGAAAGTGAACGGTATGCCACGGCCGTGCCATCGACCGAGGGTGTGTACGTCGTCCCGGCATTTGTCGGTTTGGGAACGCCGTATTGGAACAGCGACGTGCGCGGAGCGGTTTTTGGACTGACGCGCGGGACCCAAAAGGAGCATTTCATCCGCGCCACACTGGAAGCACTGGCCTATCAGACCAAAGACGTCGTCATGGCGATGGAAGCTGATGCCGGTATTCCGCTGACCAAGCTGAGAGTAGACGGCGGCGCTGTCATGAATCAGTTTCTGATGCAATTCCAAAGCGATATCCTGGACGTTCCGGTGGAGCGGCCGCAGATCCATGAGACGACCGCGCTGGGAGCCGCCTATTTGGCTGGCCTGGGTGTAGGCTTTTGGAAAAGCAAGGAGGAGATTCAACGCAACTGGCAGTTGGATCAAACCTTTGCCCCGGCACTTAGCGAAACGCAGAGAGAGGCCCTCTATGCGGGCTGGAAGAAAGCAGTTCAGGCAGCGCTGGCATTTTTGTAA